A genomic window from Salvia hispanica cultivar TCC Black 2014 chromosome 5, UniMelb_Shisp_WGS_1.0, whole genome shotgun sequence includes:
- the LOC125190278 gene encoding putative cyclin-B3-1 isoform X1, with protein sequence MVAVKGRLDTRREKTADKQKMSKPVGEVSNFKIYVEVDTLNNRTKRQSATCKTGGYVLNANDSKSGVKNSEKGKSKPFKSLTSRVERKVLSDIGNGNCTFSKTDQGKISKSGKGKDKVVLLQKSGAVDLGKRDSSLSSKLSAEIVALDSTKDTDQISKNLVKENVKTISGEPRMKAQSRNSLTTTVTGRKSVRNTILTRKSLPTIKQASRVETSGTTKGNSERSSNFRVKHGFPVNTNSRASVAPKPSNPSRRPLGSRVSDGFRSMPPRAETKVEAGVRSRKSIKLTGERTTTALSTRRNSKPIQIATVKKVTSRPADLSKRKEDKVSVIKNIPSVVSQVEPAHEEDISSTSVQRRRSDRRNSFISSLMSRSKLLKECSKVASQETLPDIYDDRNHLEVSDYVDDIYQYYWVMEAQNPSLKNYLETQKDIAPQMRGILINWLIEVHQRFELMEETLFLTVTLLDRYLSIDCIKKNEMQLVGLTALLLASKYEDFWHPRVTDLISISAESYTKDQMLKMEKIILKKLKFRLNQPTAYVFMLRFLKAAQSDTKLERLAFYLIELCLVEYEALNYKPSMLCASAIFVARCTMGLSPRWTPLLTKHTRYEESQIRGCVEMILKFHKAAKTSVLKVTSEKYAKLDRSKVSATIKPLDRLPS encoded by the exons ATGGTGGCTGTTAAG GGCAGATTGGATACTCGTAGAGAGAAAACGGCAGATAAACAAAAGATGAGCAAGCCCG TAGGAGAAGTAAGCAATTTCAAGATATATGTGGAAGTTGACACTCTTAACAATCGAACCAA AAGACAGTCTGCTACATGTAAAACTGGAGGTTATGTTCTAAATGCCAATGATTCAAAG AGTGGTGTCAAGAATTCGgagaagggaaaaagtaaACCATTTAAATCTT TGACTTCTAGAGTTGAAAGGAAAGTTTTGTCTGATATTGGCAATGGGAACTGCACCTTTTCAAAAACTGACCAAGGAAAAATCTCTAAATCTGG GAAGGGCAAAGACAAGGTGGTGTTGCTTCAAAAAAG TGGTGCTGTTGATTTGGGAAAGAGGGACAGTAGTTTGTCAAGCAAACTTTCTGCG GAAATCGTAGCTCTAGATTCAACCAAAGATACAGATCAGATTTCAAAGAACC TTGTCAAAGAAAATGTTAAGACTATCTCTGGTGAGCCAAGGATGAAAGCTCAAAGCCGTAACTCACTGACTACAACTGTTACCGGAAG GAAATCAGTTAGAAATACTATTCTGACAAG GAAATCATTGCCAACAATAAAGCAGGCCAGCAGAGTAGAAACAAGTGGCACAACAAAG GGAAATTCTGAGAGGTCAAGTAACTTTAGGGTAAAACATGGATTCCCTG TTAACACCAACTCTAGGGCAAGTGTTGCACCAAAACCGAGCAATCCTAGTCGCCGTCCTTTGGGGAGTAGAGTTAGTGATGGCTTCAGATCAAT GCCACCGAGGGCTGAAACCAAAGTGGAAGCTGGAGTGAGATCTAGAAAATCTATTAAA CTGACTGGAGAAAGAACAACTACAGCTCTCAGCACTCGAAGAAATTCGAAACCAATCCAGATAGCCACTGTAAAGAAAGTGACTTCTCGACCAGCAGATTTATCCAAGAGAAAGGAGGACAAGGTTTCTGTAATAAAAAACATTCCTTCTGTTGTATCCCAAGTTGAACCTGCCCATGAGGAGGATATTTCTAGCACTAGTGTTCAAAGGAGAAGATCTGATCGCAGGAATTCATTTATTTCGTCACTAATGTCCAGATCAAAG TTGCTTAAAGAATGTAGTAAAGTTGCATCCCAGGAAACTCTACCAGATATATATGATGATCGTAACCATCTTGAAGTTTCTGATTACGTTGATGATATATACCAATACTATTGGGTTATGGAG GCACAGAATCCTTCGCTGAAGAACTACTTGGAAACACAAAAAGATATTGCACCACAAATGCGTGGTATATTAATCAATTGGCTTATTGAG GTTCATCAAAGGTTTGAGTTGATGGAGGAAACACTTTTCCTCACTGTTACACTCTTAGATCGATACCTCTCCATCGACTGCATTAAGAAGAATGAAATGCAATTAGTGGGCCTTACTGCTCTCCTGTTGGCATCCAAATATGAAGACTTTTGGCATCCCCGG GTTACTGACTTAATAAGCATCTCAGCCGAGTCATATACTAAGGATCAAATGCTGAAAATG GAAAAGATaatcttgaagaaattgaagttcCGTCTTAACCAGCCAACTGCCTATGTTTTCATGCTTAGATTTCTCAAGGCGGCTCAATCTGACACAAAG CTTGAACGATTAGCTTTTTACCTCATTGAGCTATGCTTAGTCGAATATGAAGCCTTGAACTACAAGCCCTCAATGCTCTGTGCATCTGCAATCTTTGTTGCACGATGCACAATGGGATTGAGTCCGCGATGGACTCCACTACTAACGAAACATACACGTTATGAAGAATCCCAAATCAG GGGTTGTGTGGAGATGATACTCAAGTTTCACAAAGCAGCCAAAACATCTGTGTTGAAGGTCACTTCTGAGAAATATGCAAAGCTCGACCGCTCCAAGGTTTCTGCAACTATAAAGCCTCTGGACAGGCTTCCTTCATGA
- the LOC125190278 gene encoding putative cyclin-B3-1 isoform X2, with protein MVAVKGRLDTRREKTADKQKMSKPGEVSNFKIYVEVDTLNNRTKRQSATCKTGGYVLNANDSKSGVKNSEKGKSKPFKSLTSRVERKVLSDIGNGNCTFSKTDQGKISKSGKGKDKVVLLQKSGAVDLGKRDSSLSSKLSAEIVALDSTKDTDQISKNLVKENVKTISGEPRMKAQSRNSLTTTVTGRKSVRNTILTRKSLPTIKQASRVETSGTTKGNSERSSNFRVKHGFPVNTNSRASVAPKPSNPSRRPLGSRVSDGFRSMPPRAETKVEAGVRSRKSIKLTGERTTTALSTRRNSKPIQIATVKKVTSRPADLSKRKEDKVSVIKNIPSVVSQVEPAHEEDISSTSVQRRRSDRRNSFISSLMSRSKLLKECSKVASQETLPDIYDDRNHLEVSDYVDDIYQYYWVMEAQNPSLKNYLETQKDIAPQMRGILINWLIEVHQRFELMEETLFLTVTLLDRYLSIDCIKKNEMQLVGLTALLLASKYEDFWHPRVTDLISISAESYTKDQMLKMEKIILKKLKFRLNQPTAYVFMLRFLKAAQSDTKLERLAFYLIELCLVEYEALNYKPSMLCASAIFVARCTMGLSPRWTPLLTKHTRYEESQIRGCVEMILKFHKAAKTSVLKVTSEKYAKLDRSKVSATIKPLDRLPS; from the exons ATGGTGGCTGTTAAG GGCAGATTGGATACTCGTAGAGAGAAAACGGCAGATAAACAAAAGATGAGCAAGCCCG GAGAAGTAAGCAATTTCAAGATATATGTGGAAGTTGACACTCTTAACAATCGAACCAA AAGACAGTCTGCTACATGTAAAACTGGAGGTTATGTTCTAAATGCCAATGATTCAAAG AGTGGTGTCAAGAATTCGgagaagggaaaaagtaaACCATTTAAATCTT TGACTTCTAGAGTTGAAAGGAAAGTTTTGTCTGATATTGGCAATGGGAACTGCACCTTTTCAAAAACTGACCAAGGAAAAATCTCTAAATCTGG GAAGGGCAAAGACAAGGTGGTGTTGCTTCAAAAAAG TGGTGCTGTTGATTTGGGAAAGAGGGACAGTAGTTTGTCAAGCAAACTTTCTGCG GAAATCGTAGCTCTAGATTCAACCAAAGATACAGATCAGATTTCAAAGAACC TTGTCAAAGAAAATGTTAAGACTATCTCTGGTGAGCCAAGGATGAAAGCTCAAAGCCGTAACTCACTGACTACAACTGTTACCGGAAG GAAATCAGTTAGAAATACTATTCTGACAAG GAAATCATTGCCAACAATAAAGCAGGCCAGCAGAGTAGAAACAAGTGGCACAACAAAG GGAAATTCTGAGAGGTCAAGTAACTTTAGGGTAAAACATGGATTCCCTG TTAACACCAACTCTAGGGCAAGTGTTGCACCAAAACCGAGCAATCCTAGTCGCCGTCCTTTGGGGAGTAGAGTTAGTGATGGCTTCAGATCAAT GCCACCGAGGGCTGAAACCAAAGTGGAAGCTGGAGTGAGATCTAGAAAATCTATTAAA CTGACTGGAGAAAGAACAACTACAGCTCTCAGCACTCGAAGAAATTCGAAACCAATCCAGATAGCCACTGTAAAGAAAGTGACTTCTCGACCAGCAGATTTATCCAAGAGAAAGGAGGACAAGGTTTCTGTAATAAAAAACATTCCTTCTGTTGTATCCCAAGTTGAACCTGCCCATGAGGAGGATATTTCTAGCACTAGTGTTCAAAGGAGAAGATCTGATCGCAGGAATTCATTTATTTCGTCACTAATGTCCAGATCAAAG TTGCTTAAAGAATGTAGTAAAGTTGCATCCCAGGAAACTCTACCAGATATATATGATGATCGTAACCATCTTGAAGTTTCTGATTACGTTGATGATATATACCAATACTATTGGGTTATGGAG GCACAGAATCCTTCGCTGAAGAACTACTTGGAAACACAAAAAGATATTGCACCACAAATGCGTGGTATATTAATCAATTGGCTTATTGAG GTTCATCAAAGGTTTGAGTTGATGGAGGAAACACTTTTCCTCACTGTTACACTCTTAGATCGATACCTCTCCATCGACTGCATTAAGAAGAATGAAATGCAATTAGTGGGCCTTACTGCTCTCCTGTTGGCATCCAAATATGAAGACTTTTGGCATCCCCGG GTTACTGACTTAATAAGCATCTCAGCCGAGTCATATACTAAGGATCAAATGCTGAAAATG GAAAAGATaatcttgaagaaattgaagttcCGTCTTAACCAGCCAACTGCCTATGTTTTCATGCTTAGATTTCTCAAGGCGGCTCAATCTGACACAAAG CTTGAACGATTAGCTTTTTACCTCATTGAGCTATGCTTAGTCGAATATGAAGCCTTGAACTACAAGCCCTCAATGCTCTGTGCATCTGCAATCTTTGTTGCACGATGCACAATGGGATTGAGTCCGCGATGGACTCCACTACTAACGAAACATACACGTTATGAAGAATCCCAAATCAG GGGTTGTGTGGAGATGATACTCAAGTTTCACAAAGCAGCCAAAACATCTGTGTTGAAGGTCACTTCTGAGAAATATGCAAAGCTCGACCGCTCCAAGGTTTCTGCAACTATAAAGCCTCTGGACAGGCTTCCTTCATGA
- the LOC125190278 gene encoding putative cyclin-B3-1 isoform X3, whose translation MSKPVGEVSNFKIYVEVDTLNNRTKRQSATCKTGGYVLNANDSKSGVKNSEKGKSKPFKSLTSRVERKVLSDIGNGNCTFSKTDQGKISKSGKGKDKVVLLQKSGAVDLGKRDSSLSSKLSAEIVALDSTKDTDQISKNLVKENVKTISGEPRMKAQSRNSLTTTVTGRKSVRNTILTRKSLPTIKQASRVETSGTTKGNSERSSNFRVKHGFPVNTNSRASVAPKPSNPSRRPLGSRVSDGFRSMPPRAETKVEAGVRSRKSIKLTGERTTTALSTRRNSKPIQIATVKKVTSRPADLSKRKEDKVSVIKNIPSVVSQVEPAHEEDISSTSVQRRRSDRRNSFISSLMSRSKLLKECSKVASQETLPDIYDDRNHLEVSDYVDDIYQYYWVMEAQNPSLKNYLETQKDIAPQMRGILINWLIEVHQRFELMEETLFLTVTLLDRYLSIDCIKKNEMQLVGLTALLLASKYEDFWHPRVTDLISISAESYTKDQMLKMEKIILKKLKFRLNQPTAYVFMLRFLKAAQSDTKLERLAFYLIELCLVEYEALNYKPSMLCASAIFVARCTMGLSPRWTPLLTKHTRYEESQIRGCVEMILKFHKAAKTSVLKVTSEKYAKLDRSKVSATIKPLDRLPS comes from the exons ATGAGCAAGCCCG TAGGAGAAGTAAGCAATTTCAAGATATATGTGGAAGTTGACACTCTTAACAATCGAACCAA AAGACAGTCTGCTACATGTAAAACTGGAGGTTATGTTCTAAATGCCAATGATTCAAAG AGTGGTGTCAAGAATTCGgagaagggaaaaagtaaACCATTTAAATCTT TGACTTCTAGAGTTGAAAGGAAAGTTTTGTCTGATATTGGCAATGGGAACTGCACCTTTTCAAAAACTGACCAAGGAAAAATCTCTAAATCTGG GAAGGGCAAAGACAAGGTGGTGTTGCTTCAAAAAAG TGGTGCTGTTGATTTGGGAAAGAGGGACAGTAGTTTGTCAAGCAAACTTTCTGCG GAAATCGTAGCTCTAGATTCAACCAAAGATACAGATCAGATTTCAAAGAACC TTGTCAAAGAAAATGTTAAGACTATCTCTGGTGAGCCAAGGATGAAAGCTCAAAGCCGTAACTCACTGACTACAACTGTTACCGGAAG GAAATCAGTTAGAAATACTATTCTGACAAG GAAATCATTGCCAACAATAAAGCAGGCCAGCAGAGTAGAAACAAGTGGCACAACAAAG GGAAATTCTGAGAGGTCAAGTAACTTTAGGGTAAAACATGGATTCCCTG TTAACACCAACTCTAGGGCAAGTGTTGCACCAAAACCGAGCAATCCTAGTCGCCGTCCTTTGGGGAGTAGAGTTAGTGATGGCTTCAGATCAAT GCCACCGAGGGCTGAAACCAAAGTGGAAGCTGGAGTGAGATCTAGAAAATCTATTAAA CTGACTGGAGAAAGAACAACTACAGCTCTCAGCACTCGAAGAAATTCGAAACCAATCCAGATAGCCACTGTAAAGAAAGTGACTTCTCGACCAGCAGATTTATCCAAGAGAAAGGAGGACAAGGTTTCTGTAATAAAAAACATTCCTTCTGTTGTATCCCAAGTTGAACCTGCCCATGAGGAGGATATTTCTAGCACTAGTGTTCAAAGGAGAAGATCTGATCGCAGGAATTCATTTATTTCGTCACTAATGTCCAGATCAAAG TTGCTTAAAGAATGTAGTAAAGTTGCATCCCAGGAAACTCTACCAGATATATATGATGATCGTAACCATCTTGAAGTTTCTGATTACGTTGATGATATATACCAATACTATTGGGTTATGGAG GCACAGAATCCTTCGCTGAAGAACTACTTGGAAACACAAAAAGATATTGCACCACAAATGCGTGGTATATTAATCAATTGGCTTATTGAG GTTCATCAAAGGTTTGAGTTGATGGAGGAAACACTTTTCCTCACTGTTACACTCTTAGATCGATACCTCTCCATCGACTGCATTAAGAAGAATGAAATGCAATTAGTGGGCCTTACTGCTCTCCTGTTGGCATCCAAATATGAAGACTTTTGGCATCCCCGG GTTACTGACTTAATAAGCATCTCAGCCGAGTCATATACTAAGGATCAAATGCTGAAAATG GAAAAGATaatcttgaagaaattgaagttcCGTCTTAACCAGCCAACTGCCTATGTTTTCATGCTTAGATTTCTCAAGGCGGCTCAATCTGACACAAAG CTTGAACGATTAGCTTTTTACCTCATTGAGCTATGCTTAGTCGAATATGAAGCCTTGAACTACAAGCCCTCAATGCTCTGTGCATCTGCAATCTTTGTTGCACGATGCACAATGGGATTGAGTCCGCGATGGACTCCACTACTAACGAAACATACACGTTATGAAGAATCCCAAATCAG GGGTTGTGTGGAGATGATACTCAAGTTTCACAAAGCAGCCAAAACATCTGTGTTGAAGGTCACTTCTGAGAAATATGCAAAGCTCGACCGCTCCAAGGTTTCTGCAACTATAAAGCCTCTGGACAGGCTTCCTTCATGA
- the LOC125190278 gene encoding putative cyclin-B3-1 isoform X4 — protein sequence MSKPGEVSNFKIYVEVDTLNNRTKRQSATCKTGGYVLNANDSKSGVKNSEKGKSKPFKSLTSRVERKVLSDIGNGNCTFSKTDQGKISKSGKGKDKVVLLQKSGAVDLGKRDSSLSSKLSAEIVALDSTKDTDQISKNLVKENVKTISGEPRMKAQSRNSLTTTVTGRKSVRNTILTRKSLPTIKQASRVETSGTTKGNSERSSNFRVKHGFPVNTNSRASVAPKPSNPSRRPLGSRVSDGFRSMPPRAETKVEAGVRSRKSIKLTGERTTTALSTRRNSKPIQIATVKKVTSRPADLSKRKEDKVSVIKNIPSVVSQVEPAHEEDISSTSVQRRRSDRRNSFISSLMSRSKLLKECSKVASQETLPDIYDDRNHLEVSDYVDDIYQYYWVMEAQNPSLKNYLETQKDIAPQMRGILINWLIEVHQRFELMEETLFLTVTLLDRYLSIDCIKKNEMQLVGLTALLLASKYEDFWHPRVTDLISISAESYTKDQMLKMEKIILKKLKFRLNQPTAYVFMLRFLKAAQSDTKLERLAFYLIELCLVEYEALNYKPSMLCASAIFVARCTMGLSPRWTPLLTKHTRYEESQIRGCVEMILKFHKAAKTSVLKVTSEKYAKLDRSKVSATIKPLDRLPS from the exons ATGAGCAAGCCCG GAGAAGTAAGCAATTTCAAGATATATGTGGAAGTTGACACTCTTAACAATCGAACCAA AAGACAGTCTGCTACATGTAAAACTGGAGGTTATGTTCTAAATGCCAATGATTCAAAG AGTGGTGTCAAGAATTCGgagaagggaaaaagtaaACCATTTAAATCTT TGACTTCTAGAGTTGAAAGGAAAGTTTTGTCTGATATTGGCAATGGGAACTGCACCTTTTCAAAAACTGACCAAGGAAAAATCTCTAAATCTGG GAAGGGCAAAGACAAGGTGGTGTTGCTTCAAAAAAG TGGTGCTGTTGATTTGGGAAAGAGGGACAGTAGTTTGTCAAGCAAACTTTCTGCG GAAATCGTAGCTCTAGATTCAACCAAAGATACAGATCAGATTTCAAAGAACC TTGTCAAAGAAAATGTTAAGACTATCTCTGGTGAGCCAAGGATGAAAGCTCAAAGCCGTAACTCACTGACTACAACTGTTACCGGAAG GAAATCAGTTAGAAATACTATTCTGACAAG GAAATCATTGCCAACAATAAAGCAGGCCAGCAGAGTAGAAACAAGTGGCACAACAAAG GGAAATTCTGAGAGGTCAAGTAACTTTAGGGTAAAACATGGATTCCCTG TTAACACCAACTCTAGGGCAAGTGTTGCACCAAAACCGAGCAATCCTAGTCGCCGTCCTTTGGGGAGTAGAGTTAGTGATGGCTTCAGATCAAT GCCACCGAGGGCTGAAACCAAAGTGGAAGCTGGAGTGAGATCTAGAAAATCTATTAAA CTGACTGGAGAAAGAACAACTACAGCTCTCAGCACTCGAAGAAATTCGAAACCAATCCAGATAGCCACTGTAAAGAAAGTGACTTCTCGACCAGCAGATTTATCCAAGAGAAAGGAGGACAAGGTTTCTGTAATAAAAAACATTCCTTCTGTTGTATCCCAAGTTGAACCTGCCCATGAGGAGGATATTTCTAGCACTAGTGTTCAAAGGAGAAGATCTGATCGCAGGAATTCATTTATTTCGTCACTAATGTCCAGATCAAAG TTGCTTAAAGAATGTAGTAAAGTTGCATCCCAGGAAACTCTACCAGATATATATGATGATCGTAACCATCTTGAAGTTTCTGATTACGTTGATGATATATACCAATACTATTGGGTTATGGAG GCACAGAATCCTTCGCTGAAGAACTACTTGGAAACACAAAAAGATATTGCACCACAAATGCGTGGTATATTAATCAATTGGCTTATTGAG GTTCATCAAAGGTTTGAGTTGATGGAGGAAACACTTTTCCTCACTGTTACACTCTTAGATCGATACCTCTCCATCGACTGCATTAAGAAGAATGAAATGCAATTAGTGGGCCTTACTGCTCTCCTGTTGGCATCCAAATATGAAGACTTTTGGCATCCCCGG GTTACTGACTTAATAAGCATCTCAGCCGAGTCATATACTAAGGATCAAATGCTGAAAATG GAAAAGATaatcttgaagaaattgaagttcCGTCTTAACCAGCCAACTGCCTATGTTTTCATGCTTAGATTTCTCAAGGCGGCTCAATCTGACACAAAG CTTGAACGATTAGCTTTTTACCTCATTGAGCTATGCTTAGTCGAATATGAAGCCTTGAACTACAAGCCCTCAATGCTCTGTGCATCTGCAATCTTTGTTGCACGATGCACAATGGGATTGAGTCCGCGATGGACTCCACTACTAACGAAACATACACGTTATGAAGAATCCCAAATCAG GGGTTGTGTGGAGATGATACTCAAGTTTCACAAAGCAGCCAAAACATCTGTGTTGAAGGTCACTTCTGAGAAATATGCAAAGCTCGACCGCTCCAAGGTTTCTGCAACTATAAAGCCTCTGGACAGGCTTCCTTCATGA